Below is a window of Malania oleifera isolate guangnan ecotype guangnan chromosome 1, ASM2987363v1, whole genome shotgun sequence DNA.
GTTCTCAAATgccatcatttaaaaaaaaaaaaaaaagattgtaaAATTACAATTcatatgaatataaatttttgtaTGATGTTTAGTTTTATTAGGTAGGTACATAAGTTTGTACACAACATCTATCTGTATTATTttgcatatttaaaaaaaaaaaaaaaaagtttcactACTTTTGTACCTAGatttacatataatattaaaCTGCATACAAAATTATAGTAACTTATTGTAGAAGAGGATGTATATGATTTGTTACATTTGCTTCAATGGTTGATATGCAAACAAACTATATAGTGGGGGTGAATGCAAGAGAAACTATACAGGCCAGCTAGCCCTCCATATTGTTTATGTGCATGTTTTTTGGATGGAAATATGTGGCGATGAGTTCCACATTTATTAATATCAAATACATAAGGATGGAGACCTATATTTCATAaagttaatataatttttattagaaACATAAATTTTTATGACTTATCAGACCTCAATAATGCATACAAGTAGTAGATTATTTGGGCAATTTAACTAAAGAAAGAAATCAAAATTGATGGATATATTTTTTTAGAGTATTTGAATTTGATTagtgtttttcttcttcttttttcgaAGTACGATAGTATCCAGCATTACATGTAGTCATTAccttattttgagatatttaaagtggaGATTTATTCAATTAAATCCTTTTAGAATGTCTAGTTAGAAagtaaatttgtataaatctttTATTCGTAAGAAATGTATACATCCTAATTTTGTTAGGAATGTATACATCCCAATTTAAATaagtttttttatattttatactgCTATATGAATTCTCTATCTCCTTGTCATATGATATAGTGACTGATACGTTGTTATTTAACGATGAATTTTAACAATTCTTTCTATAGCATATAGATTTTTAATTATCTTTATAACCACATTAATAGTAATGTGGAGCATACCATCAATACAACACACTTTAATTATTTGTCGtccattattgttgttgttgtccttctccttttttgtatttttgaattttagttttcttttgacttttattatttattatttgcgcaaaatcatttcaaaaattatttttgaaaatttataaaaataaaaaattattacaaaCTAAGTTTAAATCAAACAGTCACATGTAAGTTCAAATCAAAAGAAGCAATCGCATACTGATTGCATCTCATTTAAAATCAAATAGTAATTTACACAATtaagttatttttaattaaggGAAAAAGACATTAACCTTCTCAAGATTTTGCAAAAAGACTCAATCtcttttgaggttttaaaaattttgttcaCCTCTTCTGAAGTTTAAAAAATTATCACAAATCTCTTTCAAAATTTAttagaaaaatttttttttcaaaagacttgtctttttttttttttttttggaatatgcACTAAATATTCACACATTCTTTTTacggttcacgtgactaatcATGTGCCCCTTGAAATGACCCCATAACTTTAAAGGGAGAATAAATTCAGAAGTACAAGGCAGAACGAGCCGGGAGGGCTTGTATCTCTTTAGCCTTAAGGTGAACTTGGGTGTCCCTATCTCATGTTTGTTTGCTTATAGAAAATATTGGTTACATAATTAAGTCAAGTCAAATGTGGTGGGGCTGTAATCATGCATGTACGAATGAAGGAAATATGAGGAGATGGATATTATTGCACGCAGCAAGCTTGGCTGCTCATAAGATATTTTCTttagatatttttattttctctaatgATGCCTACATCCACCGccacccaaaaaaagaaaaattaaataaagtagaATCATTGCTCATTTGAACTCTGCCTATATGAATTGACAAAAGTTAGAACATGAATGGATTGAAGCACTCAGATACTTTGATTGTACAGTATCAATTAATTGTGAAGGGAGCTTTAAGGTTGTCACTATGCGGCTCTAGGTTACGAGTTCAAATGGTAGAAACAATCTTTATAAAAATACAAGATAAAACTACGTACTATAGACCTATTGTGATCCGCATATCCTCCGAACCTCGCATTGATTACCACATACATTTTGCAGGTCATAACCCCTCTAATTGATAAAATGGATATGGCACTGCCTCCTTTCTATCTACTCCCATTCTaatgaaaaaaaattgttaaacTTTTGTATAAAGTTCCAATAAGTTGCACTTAATAATTAGGAGTATAAGCGAGTCAAACTGACTTACAAGCTATCCAAGCTCGACTCGTCCCCTCACTCAATTCGACTCGAATCTACTCGAGTTTGAGTTACTCAAGCATTTTAACAATTTGGGTTTGAGTTAAATAATAGTACTCAAATTGAGTTTCGAACCTAATCgaactttttaattttattatttttctattatatatgttatataatatattttataaatatatttaatattatatgtacattatatatatagttaatattaatttaaaatcaaGGTGGGGTTAAACTTTATGAACTTATAGTCAAGTCAAGctcaaatttaatatttttgaaatcaattGTGTTCGagtcaaattttgaatttaacaTTTTCAAGTCGAGTCAATTTCGAGTATTTCACAGTATTGACTCGATTCAAACGCACCCATATAAGTAATGTTGAAAGATAAGTTTCAAAGTTATGCAACTTGACCTAGAATTTTCATGGATTGTATAGTTAGATAAGACTTAATGCATGCGGTGTTGTAGCTAAAAGTTTAGAAAGATTACAGCAAGGGTAATTCATTGTAACCTTAAAAATCTGCAACCCCGCGACACTTTTGCTGGCACCGCTGTAGAAGAAATTGATCTtttatttctgaatttcatcTTTCAACATATTTAGAAAGAGAGAACTAATTGAAAAGCAAGCTCTAATTAACTAGCGCTGCATAGAACATAACGAGTACACATATATGTAGAAGAGCATGCTTGGATGACGATGCGCAGAGGAGAGCTAGCTAGAGAGGTGGAGgtggagggggaggggggggggggggtgttggtgaGCATGGTATGGTGGTTTCAAGGTAAAAAGGCAGGAGGGTAGGCATGATCTCTTCTGGCCTCAACGCAGCCAGAGATATTGGCTGTGGCAGCTGGGGAATGGCCGCATTTCTGACAGGCAGGGAGGCGTAGGAGGAGAATTTGGCGACGGCAGGAGGGGCAAGAGGAGTGAGAAGCAAGCCAGGTATCGATGCATCTAACATGGAAGCTGTGACTGCACGGCGGCAGCACCCTTATCTCCTCCCCATCCCCATACTCCGCCAAGCATATCCCACACTCTTCCCCCACCCTCAGTGCGCCCCCACCACCCTTGTACTCATCACGGCCGTCGTAGCTGATTTTTGGAAGGGATTCCACCACCTTCTTCTTCAGTCCTCTcctgttgttattattattatgcaatATTTCCTCCGAATGGCCTCCGAGCTCTCCGCCTGCAGAGCTCTGCCGCAGCCATGCACACCGAACCACTGCAATAAGCCCCGCCAAGCATATGAGAGCACAAAGTAGAGCAGCCAGAATCACCACCAAGTCAGACTCCGCCACAACAGACTCGGGTGGTGGAGCTGAGTAGTTAAGGGCTCTCAGCAGCCTTGGAGTATTTCTGGCAGTAATCATCCTGACTTGCTATATTCACTCAGATgacaaaaggaaaggaagatattaaaagtaaatgaaaaataaataggaGAGGAAAGCTAGCTATAGAGGAAAGATTAGCATTGTCACAAGAAGTCAACAATCAAATTATTAaatccaagagagagagagagagagagagagagagtggagagagagATTAGGGGAGGAATGCTAGTGGGGAACGCTCATGGATCAGTGCCTGGGGCTAGTATTGAAAAAAGAGGCACGTACTCGCCCTATGATAGAGGGCAACTAAAGCTGTGAGTGCACACCAGACATGGTCTATTTATCATCCATGACAATTGACAAACAGCAGTTGTTAGAATTAAAGCAATCTGCAATTTATGCTTAGGTCAAGCTTATGCCATCATGTGCTTGTATGCTCACGCCAATCTTTCATTTGGTACAATTTTCATTTGAATTGTTCTACAAATTATAGCCAAACTGAAAAATAAGAGTTCAGAACAGAATTTTAAACCATTGGAGAAACCATGCATTAAAGAAATTTAACTTGGGCCAGAACAGATGGTTCAAATGAGGACTAATTACTAGTAATTTATAAACAAGCATATGTCAAAATGTACAGAGAAATGCGTGTACCTGCAATTATCACAACATTTCCTCTCATAACATGCAGCAAAAAATTCATACAATTGAATGTGaatcatcatgctcattttgGCAAGGCAGGCTTGGCAAATGAAAAGTCATCTTGTTTGCCCGTTCCTTGTCCTGGGTGTGCCTCGCTCCCTTCAACCTCTGGATTGTCATGATCAATTCTTACAAGCAGGTTGGTACTAGATGATTTGGGTGACGTTGGGTCGTCTTCAAGGTCTGACATTTCACGATCGTCATAGGAGATCGAGTGGGTTGAGTGACCGGTGGTCTTGAATCGGTGAAGCGTGTGTGCAGACGGGTGCACTGGTGATGTTTGCATTGGTGAAGGTGAAGCTGTTGGGCTTCCAAGTGACCGGGTAGGTGACCTTCCTGCCCTTCCCCCCTGCTTCTTCTTCACAGCCATGTGCCACTTCTTAAGGGCCTTCGATGTTTGCTCATCAAAGATGGATTTCTTCATGTTTGAACCCATCTGCAAGTTGCATCAAGATGAGTACCATCTACTACAATCATAACCGTGTTGCAGATATAATAGCTGGGAACCCAACAAAAAAAATCACCATGAAACACTGATCCAAAGAGTAGGGCACAGATGAAATTCAAACAAACACTTTCAAACTTCCTTGTGATATTAATATTGATCTCAATAGTTTGGataaagtaaatttttttaaaatgagggGTTAAAATGTGGCATTAAATAAGGTATTCAAAACATCACACTGGTGATTCTCAAACATGTTTTGGATATTTGTATTCTAAAAATTATTGcttgttaattttatttttaagtatCTTAGAATGACAGAGATTACTAGAAGGGACATAAATAGATGAtagttaattttattttaattatcttAGAATGACAGAGATTACTAGAAGGGAGATAAATAGACGATACCTGAGTTACAAGGGCATATAATGGAAGTGTGATATAGCTGCACAATACTAGGGCTCCGAACCTGCAAGAATCCCACCCCCACCACCGTCCCCAAACCCCCAAAAACAAAGCCCCATCAGTTCTCTGCAGTGTCCAGGGCATCAACACCCATTCATAATATACCAAACTACAATGTAAAACACCATTTCTATATGGTCAATAACAGACGGTTGGGCTAGCTTCATCTGATGAAGAGACCAATCAAAGGATCAAAATTGTCCTCATGCCACATAAATGGACATTGGCCACTTTTGACTAGTGTTAGTACTTGGATGCAGTTCTTTTTATTACTTATGCCCTCGTGAGAACAGGGGATAGCTTATATATATAGTAGCAACTACAAGTAAAATCAAAACATGAAAGCTCACCCACCCTAAAGCAATTTTTACAATTACAAGCTTCAAGCTTTCATTGAAGCAGGATGTCAAACCAAATGAATACTGCAAGGAAGAAACACGTCATTTTTGTCATGGGTGTTAGTAATGCGAAAATAGttgattgaattttgaaaaaaaaaaaaaaatgaaagcaaGATTTGCAGCAGCAATCACAGGAACAGATCATTTACCCATATCCACAAGAAATATGTTATCTGGAATGCATTCTGCACGACCATAAAGCCGATTATGAAGTCATTACCCAACAAAAGAAACATTAAATTTCCgcaaagaaataaaaatgagaaaaaagcaGGCACAGAAACTGATAATTATAGAGAATGAGCACTATAACTATGGATTGAAATGAGAACCAGCTATGTTCTCACCTGCAGGGTAAAGACATACTGTGTCACATGAAAAGAATATCTAAGGCCTTTCCTTTTAGTGTATTAAACCACAAATAaccatttttcttttaattagaATACCAATTCAGGATCTCAACTCAAGAAATGTGAAGGCAATATAGTTTGCTTCATTATTATTGTTTTCAACTTTTTCACTGAAGTGCGAATTGCTTCgttgaaattgaaaaattaaatcaaatagcAATAACTGTGAGCTCCATAGAGATACTTAGGTAGGATCTCTCATACACATCCTGAGGCAACAAGAGAACAGTTTTCTCTACCTTCATAAGTGACATAAGTTCATCTTGGATACAAGAACAGTTGATATAAGCTTATACTAGCATGCTATTCTCTTGACACAAAAGGAGGCCATTCAATACCTGAAATAAAGAGAAATGGATAAGATGAAGTACTAATGTAGGCCGACCGAACCAAAAGTATTTATCTGAGCCTTGCACAAGAGGAATCCCTTGGACTACTGCATGTTTTTCTGTGATTTCAAGAGCCATCTTTGTCAAAATGGCTTGAAGTTTTGTTCCAACTGCTAAGGTTATCTGGTACAAAAAAAAATAGTAAGACTTTGCTTTTCCTATTAATCTAATGAAAATATGTCACAGTGAAAAGAATTCTCACAATCAGAGGAATTGAAGATGCCCAAAACAATGTGTGCCATCCTGAAAAGAATGTAACATGCTTTAACCTCAGTATAATTTCACATCATAAGTAGATCTTGTTGACCTGCTAGAGATTTTCCAAGTAAGGAGGACTCACCGTTAACATTTAGAAGCAAAAAAATCACAAACGATGCCCATAACACATAACTGAAAATATGACGAGAAAGAGGGTCAAGTTTTTTTCAAGTTAGTTCTATGCAATTGGCttgaaaaaataacaaaacaaTTTAATAAAAGAACACAACAAGTAAAAACAATATACCTGACTCCAACAACCACCTTGAAGTCATCCTCTAACGATCTCTTAATATATTTTTGGAAGTCAAACTTACCTCCTGGAGCTATATGGACCTATAAAAATTAgcattattaaaataaaaataaaaataaagtaaagaaaGAAAGGTAGCATATCCAACAGGAGATACTGGATACTTGACAGCTGAGAACTCACAGTAATAAACCCATTGCGCAAGGTCAAGTAGTCAGCCTTACTAACAGACCTGAAAAATTGTCGAAAGAAGCATCCCTGAAAGAGAACATTTCAAAAACATAGTATCTATTTGAACTGTTGAAACATCATATATAGCCATAAAACAGCAACAAATCAAGCTTTAAATCCCACTATACGGGTTGGCTACATTAATCCTTTTTCACCAATTTACACAATCTTGGGCTATTCTTTGGAAAACATCATATATGGCCATACTAAAATCAGTAAAAACCATATCCTAACATTCAGGGTGGTTGGAAGAGGGATATTAATTTGCTTATCTAGAGCCAAGTCTACATTAAAGTCAATACCAACGCTATCTTATGGAGAACGACCAGGAGAACTTTAGATATTTATATTGTAGCTAGGTTTCTATCTTTTAGTTTGGCAAAACTCTTGCTATTTTAGAAGTTTGGTTAATTTAGGTTTGTTTAATGTATTTCAAGTACTTTGGGGTTAtttgtaatttcttgttttattggTACTTTTATGTAAATATGCGTTTTAGTTATTAGTGGATATAAGTACTGGACATGCAAGTTATGTACAGTAATCATTTTGAAATCAGGACTGTAGCAATTtccctctctctcgctctctctctcccacAGGTTCTCTTTcggcctcttcttcttcttcttcctcccacATCTCTGTTCTTTTCTGCCCTTCTACATtctgtctctctctttctatgTTCTGGTTCTGTATGCtctccttctccctcttcttccctcttcatcttcccttctcttcttctaattatCTTccctaattctctcaattctctctatCTCTGAATCCTATTATTTGTCCTAtatcaaattggtatcagagcgaattGCAATTCACCCATTGTCTTTCCCTGTTATCACTTGGAACTGACACACCAACAAAGTTCCAAGTGAGGAAAATCAATTGTTGTAGAGTATGTTGAAAATTCTTTAATCATGGAACCTATCATTGAAAATCCTCTTGAGATTATTCCTCCTCAATCCAGTAAACTTGTGCATCCATCTCTTTCATCTTCTCCCTCTACATTTTCCTGAACCAAATCTAGTGAAACATTGCCCATCATCATAGAATATGGCCCGAATGCATATTTGCTTGATCTGCCAAATAGTTGGATATTAAACTGATTTCTTGTTTGGAGAACTTATTATTTTATCAGAGGACATTGCAGCCTTCTATGATTCTTGCAGTTGGAGGATCTTCCACATTCTCCAATGGTGATTGACGGTGCAATGCAAAACATGCCTCCTTTTGATTTGCCTGCATGCTCAACTTTGTTCCCACTCATTGAGTTAAAGCTACTACAACATTTCAGAACTCAAGGTCGAGTTTTCTCTCACAAGGGGAGTTCAatggagaaccaccaatggagaACTTTAGATTTTAAATTGTAGCTAGGTTCTTATATTTAGTTTGGGAAAACTCTAATTATTTTAGAAGATAAGTCAATTTAGGTTCGTTTAATGTATTTTAAGTACTTTAGGCTTATTTGTAATTCTTGTTTTACTGGGGCTTTACGTAAATATGTGTTTTACAAAACTCTTATTATTTTAGAAGATAAGTCAATTTAGGTTCGTTTAATGTATTTTAAGTACTTTAGGGTTATTTGTAATTCTTGTTTTACTGGGGCTTTACGTAAATATGTGTTTTAGTTAGTAATGAGTATAAGTCCTGGACATGCAAGTTATAGACTTATAGTGCAGTTATCATTTGAAATCAGAACTGCTgcagtttccctctctctctctctctctctctctctctcccgcagGTTCTCGTTCtgccttttttcttcttcttccttcttcttcgtCCCTCATCTCTGTTCTGTTCTGCCTTCCTACATTCAATCTCTCTCTTCTCTAGTCAGTCATCCTCTTCCTCTGTTCCGGTTCTGTTCTGCTGCTTCTCCTtcttccctcttcttccttcttcttccttctcttattCTAATTATCTTCCCTAATTgtctcaattctctctctatctctgaATTCTATCATTTGTCCTCAACAGTTTTTCTGTCCCCCACCTTTTTTTGTTCAACCAGCGCTctaaccaaaccaaaaaaaaaattaaataaataaattaacaaagAGGTTTCAGTTGTTATCTGCCGAATATTAACTACGAATCAACCAAGTGGAAATTGTCTAACCCAAAGGATTGATTTTGCTGATAACAAACTCTAACCTAATATTTTTTAGCTTAACTAATCATCTTATGTTATaagtttatttgaattaaatattatgttgagaTATCATGTGAAATAGAATAGGTACTACACTAGAATTCTTTCACATGATAATCAGAACATGTTGCCCACACATTAATTTATATGTGGACCCATGCATGCAATCGTTGTCCAATTTGAGTTATAATTAATTCAACTGTTGCCTTTAGTGTTTTTAAAATCATTCCTAGAACATATCTTATTATTTGAAAGGGAATAAATTCAAAGCTTATATGCAATATAAAAGTGAACATTGTCCATGTTTGCTCAAAATTACGAACTCTGAATAATTATCTTCATAACCTTTGTTTCAGATTAAATTGGATTGGGTTTGATCATTCTTGGAATCTTTTTGAAATCTTGTTCGAATATTTTAACGAAATAAATAAAAGGCAATCTCCACTTTCTAAGCTCTTTTGCTTAGGGATCCTTAACTTATATGATCATAAAGCAAATGGTTCTGAATATTCTTTGAATATGTGTTGGAATATTacttgattttgaaatgatttccATATAAGAAGTTTGTATTAAGCTATGCGCATTTGTTATATAGGATacctttcatttatttttatcattgcTTTTCAAGCAAGAATTTTTGTTTTCAGCActtcttttttgaatttttgaagtaGATTTTAAATAAAGAGATCGTATTAAAATATTTGTGAACCCACCATAAAGAAATAACTTTTAAAATTCATAGGACCATCTTTGAAACAAGCATTGAACTTCAACATTCATCTTTTGGAGCTCCTAACAGCTATATCAAAGTTAATCTATATACCACAACAAGTCCAAACTGTGGGATACCACTCATTCCATAAATATCGAAGTATAGTAAATGTGTGACTCTTCATAGTCTTACAATGACTAAGACTCATTTCTGATTGCAATAAGTGTTCAACATGAGGTTGGGTTGAGAATCTTTGTCCTTATATTATTCTTCATTCATAGCATTGCAAGTGAGATCCCCTTTTCCTTTTGGGGGTCAAGAACACAAAGTTTGTGATTTGACTGTGGGTGGGGAGCCAGAAGTTGGTGAAGGATTGTAGGGATCAAGAGTCTCTTATGTAGTGCAAACAGTCCATGTCAGAGAATCAGAAATTAAATTATCCAAGGCACAAAAATCACACTCCTTAAACGAAATTCAATCCCACTAAACAGTGTGCAAATGGGTTCTACAGGGAAGGTCAATGCTATTGATTGTTTGTAGATTCCACATCTGAAAATAATCCGAATATCCTACTTCAATAATAAGCTTTTTGAGAAGATTTTTTTGTATCTACAGACACAGATTGATTTGAGAGTAAATGAATGCAAGAGATAGTGCAGAAAGAGTACGAAGAATAAGATGCTAGTCTAATTTGCCTGTGGTTGCTTAAATAAACATAAAAACCCATTTTCAGCCAATAATTGTCTCTAGAGATTTGAAAAATATCAGTCATTTTTCAGTAGAGTTGTCCctacaaatataaatttaaatttaaattctccCTGTAACTTTCAACTGCCACATTTGAATTATGAATGACACATAAAAAAATGGACAACCAAAATTATAAAATGGAAACCCAAATTATTAAAAACATGGCACAAAATAATATAGGCCAAAGCCCACCATGCCCAACTCTTGCGCTTGCACAATGCAAATGTGCGAAGTACTGAGTTCCCTACGAAAgcaacacaatatgtgaataccACCCTACAGCCGAAGCCACAGGTGCGCATGCCTTATACAGTCCAAGTGGGCTATCCATGCATGGGCAGGCCCATAACTTATAAGTTATGGAAGAGCGGAAGAAATGCACTTATAAACacatcccttttttttttttccaaattacaTCTCTCTCAAAGGTTGAAGTGTGTCGTGTGGTTTTGAAAACCTCAATGAAAAGATCccatgattttgaaattttttccaACAGTTCACTCATTATGTGATAATGGAACACCAAAGACGAGCTCTTGGGGAAGTGGACATAGGTCACGTTGTAATCGGCCCACAATATAAGTTTGCGTCACTCTCCTCCTTATCCCCTTCATGTTTCTAATTTGCTTGGTTTGGATTGTGCTACTTGCTTGCACACTTTGAAATAGATGATCACATCACCTAGAATTTGACACGCCCAATCAACACAGTTTTGGTCGCAATCCAGGCCAACAGAAATCAATATTTGCTTCCTTCCCAACAGAATGGTGCCCTTTGTTGTACTTTGTTTATGGTCAAAAAATGGGAGCAGTTTTACACTAACCAAATAGACCTTACACTAGAATGTGAGAATAATAGTTCCCTTGGAAATAGTAGCCATTAAAAGACAGGATACTTGTACCTTAATATAAAGAACAAGACAAAGATGATAGGATTGGTGAAATATTTCTTAC
It encodes the following:
- the LOC131150396 gene encoding probable E3 ubiquitin-protein ligase ATL44 → MITARNTPRLLRALNYSAPPPESVVAESDLVVILAALLCALICLAGLIAVVRCAWLRQSSAGGELGGHSEEILHNNNNNRRGLKKKVVESLPKISYDGRDEYKGGGGALRVGEECGICLAEYGDGEEIRVLPPCSHSFHVRCIDTWLASHSSCPSCRRQILLLRLPACQKCGHSPAATANISGCVEARRDHAYPPAFLP
- the LOC131150380 gene encoding MLO-like protein 10, which encodes MAGTSTSSRELDQTPTWAVAGVCAAMILISIVLEKFLHKVGMWLLHKHKKALFEALEKVKSELMIVGFISLLLTFFQKYIVKICISAKVADSMLPCPYDGSSDGSDSSEEEHRRRLLWYERRFLAGDSSSASCKAGYEPIISINGLHQLHILIFFLAVFHVLYSAITMTLGRLKIRGWKEWERETSSHHYEFSNDPSRFRLTHETSFVRAHTSFWTRIPLFFYVGCFFRQFFRSVSKADYLTLRNGFITVHIAPGGKFDFQKYIKRSLEDDFKVVVGVSYVLWASFVIFLLLNVNGWHTLFWASSIPLIITLAVGTKLQAILTKMALEITEKHAVVQGIPLVQGSDKYFWFGRPTLVLHLIHFSLFQNAFQITYFLWIWYSFGLTSCFNESLKLVIVKIALGFGALVLCSYITLPLYALVTQMGSNMKKSIFDEQTSKALKKWHMAVKKKQGGRAGRSPTRSLGSPTASPSPMQTSPVHPSAHTLHRFKTTGHSTHSISYDDREMSDLEDDPTSPKSSSTNLLVRIDHDNPEVEGSEAHPGQGTGKQDDFSFAKPALPK